A region of [Bacteroides] pectinophilus DNA encodes the following proteins:
- a CDS encoding DUF3991 and toprim domain-containing protein: MDGRFTDEELAIAKSVDLCAVAESLGYTVKRIGKYHTLKEMDSIRIYNRSHWYRWSRQFDKGNNGGSQIDFLRVFCGMSVKEAVFWLLDFAGYRRIEKPVKQPLVHQVSQKQAEERKPFVLPELAGDNSYLISYLNQERGISRTVIDLFLKDGLIYESRHYHNVVFKGNDKNGVTRFASMRGVFDKQGKPFKCDVTGNDKNYGFNVVNVNSTELVVFEAAIDLMSYVDIFADYESNKLALGMLADAPLETFLREHPQITSIRFCLDGDEPGRKAAAELMRKYYELGYEVEDCPPPAGYKDYNEWLVAAKLNLNRMNKRADEPVRA, translated from the coding sequence ATGGATGGAAGATTTACGGATGAAGAGCTTGCCATAGCAAAGAGTGTTGACCTGTGTGCAGTAGCTGAAAGCCTTGGGTATACAGTAAAGAGGATTGGCAAATACCACACTTTAAAGGAGATGGATTCCATCCGTATCTATAACAGAAGCCATTGGTACAGATGGTCAAGGCAGTTTGACAAAGGCAACAATGGCGGCTCACAGATAGATTTCTTACGGGTATTTTGTGGAATGAGTGTAAAAGAGGCTGTGTTCTGGCTTTTAGATTTCGCAGGATACAGAAGGATCGAGAAGCCTGTAAAGCAGCCTCTTGTTCATCAGGTATCGCAGAAGCAGGCAGAGGAGAGAAAGCCATTTGTCCTACCGGAACTGGCAGGAGATAATTCCTATCTTATTTCATATTTGAATCAGGAGAGAGGAATCAGCAGGACTGTCATAGATCTGTTTTTAAAAGATGGACTGATTTATGAGAGCAGGCATTACCACAATGTTGTTTTCAAAGGAAATGATAAAAATGGAGTGACAAGATTTGCAAGTATGCGGGGAGTGTTTGATAAGCAGGGCAAGCCATTCAAGTGTGATGTCACAGGAAATGATAAGAACTATGGATTTAATGTGGTAAATGTTAACAGTACAGAGCTTGTAGTATTTGAGGCAGCAATCGACCTTATGAGTTATGTCGATATCTTCGCGGATTATGAATCAAATAAGCTGGCACTTGGTATGCTTGCAGATGCACCACTTGAGACATTTCTTCGGGAACATCCGCAGATTACTTCCATCCGGTTCTGCCTTGATGGAGATGAGCCGGGGAGAAAAGCAGCAGCTGAACTTATGAGAAAGTATTATGAGCTTGGATATGAGGTAGAAGACTGTCCGCCACCTGCCGGATATAAGGATTACAACGAGTGGCTTGTAGCGGCAAAGCTTAATCTGAACAGGATGAATAAGCGAGCAGATGAACCAGTCAGGGCATGA
- a CDS encoding relaxase/mobilization nuclease domain-containing protein, with protein MKDSGNSFHARHLKRALDYVMNPEKTQGGRLVGAINCQADMAFEQMMDTKKQFGKTDKRQGYHIILSFKEDEVEPDRAFEITQKFVAEYLGDAYEAVFVVHDNTDHVHSHIVFNSVSFVDGKKYRYEKGDWAKYIQPITNKLCQEYGLSIIDVEDGSKEKQHENYKDWSEYREGSFVWADMIKRDLDACILQANDFSGFLELLSEKGYEVKQGKYLAVRPQGMTRFRRCKTLGENYSQEAIVERIAKEDLSFYQSQNEEKQAAIVKCYVKRYRRAKMSGLQKRYYAKLYRIGKLKKKPYSQVWKYRDDIRKMHKLQEQYLFLVRHKIESAEELVSVLDNLTDKKKEASKEKSKTYKAKERFKDIFDKAEQIRELDDAESCYQSGDTFFEDEHNAWERLNTELLAQGYSVEEVESLRKKYESKYAQDCKAERAVSKELSLGRSIWKELTVSASAEEKQYDKETIRDRKEQPIR; from the coding sequence ATGAAGGACAGCGGGAATTCTTTTCATGCAAGGCATTTAAAGCGGGCACTGGATTATGTAATGAATCCTGAGAAAACGCAGGGAGGAAGACTTGTGGGAGCCATAAACTGCCAGGCAGATATGGCTTTTGAACAGATGATGGATACAAAGAAGCAGTTTGGAAAAACAGACAAGCGACAGGGGTATCATATCATTCTTTCTTTCAAAGAGGATGAGGTGGAACCAGACAGGGCTTTTGAGATAACACAGAAGTTTGTAGCAGAATATCTTGGCGATGCCTATGAAGCAGTATTTGTGGTTCATGATAATACAGACCATGTTCATTCACACATTGTATTTAACAGTGTAAGCTTTGTGGATGGGAAAAAGTATCGCTACGAGAAAGGTGACTGGGCAAAGTATATCCAGCCGATTACCAATAAGCTGTGTCAGGAGTATGGTCTTTCCATTATAGATGTGGAGGATGGCAGCAAAGAGAAACAGCACGAGAATTATAAGGATTGGAGCGAATATCGTGAAGGCAGCTTTGTGTGGGCAGATATGATAAAAAGAGATCTTGATGCCTGCATTTTACAGGCAAATGATTTCAGTGGATTTCTGGAGCTGCTGTCGGAAAAAGGATATGAGGTCAAGCAGGGAAAGTATCTGGCAGTCAGACCACAGGGGATGACAAGATTCAGAAGATGTAAGACTCTTGGCGAGAATTATTCACAGGAAGCTATTGTGGAGCGTATTGCTAAGGAAGATTTATCTTTTTACCAGTCACAGAATGAGGAAAAGCAGGCAGCGATAGTAAAGTGCTATGTCAAAAGATACCGCAGGGCGAAGATGTCAGGCTTGCAGAAAAGATATTATGCAAAGCTTTACCGGATTGGAAAGCTGAAAAAGAAGCCATACAGTCAGGTATGGAAGTATAGGGATGATATCCGAAAGATGCATAAGCTGCAGGAGCAGTATCTATTTCTGGTAAGGCATAAGATTGAGAGTGCGGAAGAACTTGTTTCGGTACTTGATAATCTGACGGATAAGAAGAAAGAAGCATCAAAGGAAAAGAGTAAGACCTATAAGGCTAAGGAAAGATTCAAAGATATTTTTGACAAGGCTGAACAGATCCGGGAGCTTGATGATGCGGAATCGTGTTATCAGAGTGGGGATACCTTCTTTGAAGATGAGCACAATGCATGGGAAAGGCTTAACACTGAACTTTTAGCACAGGGATACAGTGTGGAAGAGGTCGAGAGTCTTAGAAAGAAATATGAGAGCAAGTATGCACAGGACTGTAAGGCAGAACGGGCGGTATCAAAGGAACTTAGCCTTGGAAGATCAATATGGAAGGAACTTACGGTATCAGCTTCGGCAGAAGAGAAGCAGTATGACAAAGAAACAATAAGAGACAGAAAAGAACAGCCGATACGTTAG
- a CDS encoding IS3 family transposase, translated as MILELSGKFPVNLLCDAMGINRSSFYYWKKMLSNPAPRTRALIENIQLFQEYHLKYPSHGYRWLNAKIRLDKGIEMSAPYAHKCCKSAGIKSKAKHYKYKKPGAPFKIFPNLLMSEIQIDGPLQCIVSDMTAFWVKGIYYELTLYMDLWNNEILSHSLSSKRGDRMTYISGLENLLEIKKQHPEYQMILHSDQGSVYASKAYNDLLPMYVVRSMSRAGTPTDNSAMESINGWIKAELFMDFHVTGERPVYEEVNEYIKFFNEERPAYALSYLTPKQYREKYAV; from the coding sequence GTGATTTTGGAACTCTCAGGAAAGTTTCCGGTCAATCTTCTTTGTGATGCTATGGGCATCAATAGAAGCAGCTTCTATTATTGGAAGAAGATGCTCAGCAATCCAGCTCCAAGAACAAGGGCATTGATTGAAAATATCCAGTTATTCCAGGAATACCATTTAAAATATCCATCTCATGGATACAGATGGTTAAATGCTAAAATTCGTCTGGATAAAGGAATAGAGATGTCTGCTCCTTATGCACATAAATGTTGCAAGTCTGCTGGTATAAAGAGTAAAGCTAAACATTATAAATACAAGAAACCTGGTGCTCCGTTTAAGATTTTTCCAAATCTTCTTATGTCAGAGATTCAGATTGATGGTCCACTTCAATGTATTGTAAGTGATATGACTGCATTTTGGGTAAAAGGTATCTATTATGAACTTACCTTATATATGGATCTTTGGAATAATGAAATCCTAAGTCATTCTCTATCATCAAAACGTGGTGATCGAATGACTTATATAAGTGGTCTGGAAAATCTCCTTGAAATAAAGAAGCAGCATCCAGAATACCAAATGATTCTTCATTCAGATCAAGGATCCGTCTATGCTTCAAAGGCATACAATGATCTTCTTCCTATGTATGTGGTAAGATCCATGTCCAGAGCTGGAACACCTACTGATAATAGTGCGATGGAATCTATCAACGGATGGATCAAAGCAGAATTATTTATGGATTTTCATGTCACAGGTGAACGACCAGTTTACGAAGAAGTGAATGAATATATAAAATTTTTCAATGAGGAGCGCCCTGCTTATGCGCTCAGTTATCTTACACCGAAACAATACCGTGAGAAATATGCAGTATAA
- a CDS encoding DUF5688 family protein, whose protein sequence is MMNYEIFKEVVKEKFMDYMPEKFKGMELVVEPVEKVNVTLDGIILREEGRNISPTIYINDMYKKYQDCGDLEETLMAACDFMERAYEQVPVVDVDSIMKDANEKIVFQLINTEQNKTFLEQVPHREFQDLSIVYKVIISADKDAVQSSKITNEFAKRLGMSEEQLFKCAAENTRRLFPPVVRSMNDIMKEMFARDGMPQEIAEMMIAEIPPEQTMWVISNEKGINGAASMLYENGLHELAESLESDLYILPSSVHEVIAVSSDMGSPEMLAQMVVEVNMQEVSLDERLSNQVYHYDKDLRKLTLATDTPNKRLDGIVAEPPLVYDAKEKSR, encoded by the coding sequence ATGATGAATTACGAGATTTTTAAGGAAGTAGTAAAAGAAAAGTTTATGGATTATATGCCTGAGAAGTTCAAAGGAATGGAGCTTGTGGTAGAACCCGTGGAAAAGGTGAATGTGACTCTTGATGGCATCATCTTAAGAGAAGAAGGCAGGAACATTTCGCCTACGATTTATATCAATGACATGTATAAGAAGTATCAGGACTGTGGTGATCTTGAGGAAACACTTATGGCTGCATGTGACTTTATGGAAAGGGCATATGAGCAGGTTCCGGTTGTTGATGTGGACAGCATTATGAAGGATGCTAACGAGAAGATTGTATTCCAGCTCATCAATACAGAGCAGAATAAGACATTTTTGGAACAGGTGCCGCACAGGGAGTTCCAGGATCTTTCTATTGTGTATAAGGTAATAATCAGTGCAGATAAGGATGCGGTGCAGAGTTCAAAAATTACAAATGAATTTGCAAAAAGACTTGGAATGAGCGAGGAACAGCTCTTTAAGTGTGCAGCGGAAAACACAAGAAGACTCTTCCCACCTGTCGTTCGTAGCATGAATGACATTATGAAAGAAATGTTCGCAAGGGATGGGATGCCACAGGAGATCGCAGAGATGATGATAGCTGAGATTCCACCGGAGCAGACGATGTGGGTGATTTCCAATGAAAAGGGTATCAATGGTGCAGCATCCATGCTTTATGAGAATGGGCTTCATGAGCTGGCAGAGAGTTTAGAGAGTGACCTTTATATTCTCCCTTCGAGCGTGCATGAGGTTATTGCAGTATCTTCAGATATGGGAAGCCCTGAGATGCTTGCACAGATGGTAGTCGAGGTAAATATGCAGGAGGTGTCTTTGGACGAGAGACTTTCCAATCAGGTATATCACTATGATAAGGATTTAAGAAAACTCACCCTTGCAACTGATACACCGAACAAGAGACTTGATGGTATCGTTGCAGAACCTCCCCTTGTATATGATGCGAAGGAAAAGTCCAGATAG
- a CDS encoding JAB domain-containing protein produces the protein MPKKNDFKLDVVSVRLVKDAPIYSEHTFNNPADIAAVMGDCMCQFDREVVCVVNLRSDLKPINVHFASVGSLNEAMAHPRELFKSSILSNAASMMLIHCHPSGNVFPSKADTMMTDRMNKLCELMGIPLIDHIIVGGDNREFFSFREKGMIDNPKITLSTDYRTLDIKSPLVAEQGKAR, from the coding sequence ATGCCAAAGAAGAATGACTTCAAGCTTGATGTGGTTTCGGTAAGACTTGTAAAGGATGCTCCGATTTATTCGGAGCACACCTTTAACAATCCGGCGGATATAGCTGCTGTCATGGGAGACTGTATGTGCCAGTTTGACAGGGAAGTAGTGTGTGTGGTCAATCTAAGGTCAGATTTAAAACCTATCAATGTGCATTTTGCAAGTGTTGGTTCTTTAAATGAGGCAATGGCACATCCGAGAGAGCTGTTTAAATCAAGTATCCTAAGCAATGCGGCAAGCATGATGTTAATCCATTGTCATCCATCCGGGAATGTATTCCCAAGCAAGGCAGACACGATGATGACAGACCGCATGAACAAGCTGTGTGAACTGATGGGAATACCGCTCATTGACCATATCATAGTCGGTGGAGACAATCGTGAATTTTTCAGTTTCAGGGAAAAAGGCATGATTGATAATCCTAAGATTACACTAAGCACAGATTACCGGACACTTGATATCAAGTCACCGCTTGTAGCAGAGCAGGGAAAGGCAAGGTGA
- a CDS encoding MobC family plasmid mobilization relaxosome protein: MADKVHCIRKTLRLMPQEAKVLSDKAKANGMNEAEYIRLLISQKPNDYPEVRKLLKELINEINRIGININQIVFNSNAQMYSKKDKEQLVAYMKKLNQSVSEAVVKIGNQ; encoded by the coding sequence ATGGCTGATAAAGTTCATTGTATAAGGAAAACACTAAGACTTATGCCACAGGAAGCGAAGGTACTTTCTGATAAGGCAAAGGCAAATGGAATGAATGAAGCCGAATATATCAGGCTTCTAATCAGTCAGAAACCAAATGATTATCCGGAAGTAAGGAAACTTCTTAAAGAGCTTATCAATGAGATAAACCGAATCGGCATTAACATCAATCAGATTGTATTTAACAGTAATGCTCAGATGTATTCCAAGAAAGATAAGGAACAGCTTGTGGCATATATGAAAAAGCTGAATCAATCTGTCAGCGAGGCGGTGGTAAAGATTGGCAATCAGTAA
- a CDS encoding SpaA isopeptide-forming pilin-related protein — protein MKQKLKRFMAGFMAMLTLVGTLFTNGTTAFAASPQANIAFWNASVKNSGEVSELKPGYNHGKILYSILDGNSAYCMNFGLRADGGQLMNSYDDASTSMSAQQRKLLSYCLYYGFNSTQKAAPSNSQCDEYIATQAMVWVIVADIFGTGSGDSAARKLCNTAPSPDSSYSYYERLRDNISSSYNATLPSFASRRTSEAPTYELKWNEGSQRFETTLSDSNGVLSDFDFGISGYSVDKNGNSITISSTSVNTTATTGTFTSNAGKVETTSSCVFWLTGKSGYQEFISERPTADPVKAYIKVKTENIGYGELTKTDEASGVKLSGAVYGIYSDSGCTNRVQTMTTDGNGYAKSAALVAGTYYVKEITAPKGYVLSGTVHTLTVKAGQTTGISATDKEQLGAITIYKEGEVLSSWNGSNFTYEKKKLSGATFKVTAGADIYKADGTKVYSAGDVVAESLTTGTDGQVVLSDLHLGTYVVTEIKSIDGYTINTTPQTVAVEYKDQTVTVQYESTTIENTRQKADVSVVKKDSDTENPLDGGKYTLYAGNDIKNYAGQVIVTKGTALETVTTGEDGKASYSVDLPISNGYYIQETQAPYAYIRNSKDVYSFNFNVLPETQAKASFSHTFVNDRTTAKIHIYKVDKESGKAVAQGDASLEGAVYGLYARNDIVHPDGATGVVFKAGDLVATLTTDKNGEAEVNNLYLGNYYVKEITPSEGYLLDEEEHDVVCDYEGDLVAEVSRSTTSAEQVIKQPFQLIKVSDNGDDTEAGLLAGAEFTAYLKSSLSVKADGSYDFDKATPVVIGENGATTITSDDKGHAVSIAIPYGTYVVVESKTPHNMKTIKPFEVKIKENHPTEPQTWRVFLDREFTAKLRVIKKDSDTKQTVLVPNAEFKIFNIDKNEYVKQYTTYPSKVEHTSFFTDEDGDLILPEALKIGNYRIEEVSAPFGYVVNDKYVNISVDTDTAFETDGDTNDAIITVEYSDAPAVGELTVEKKGEVLDGFKGGLLASSYEKEFVYKEGSLAGAKFKVYAAEDIYTADNQKDADGNRIKYYSKGDLVTTLTTGKDGKATAKNLPLGQYRVVEVEAPYGYVLNPNEQKVTFTYVDDKTPVIKESLTFSDDRQKLDMSVTKLDAEDNTPIAGAVFGLYADEDIRNVDGRVIIEKGTLLEKATSDENGKIAFVKDYPFAKYVARELVKPAGYVTNEEAVNFDTKYQGQDVKTAVYNSEYKNTPTTFEFTKTDITSGAELTGATLTVLDKDGNVVDTWTSDAKEAHVIKKLVVGETYTLCEEFAPYGYLKATDIQFTVEDTGDVQHVEMKDEVPTGSIVINKDGEFVTDTTLMKGHWYDFIFNYFKDSLAGVTFDVYAKEDIVSADGLGSIYHKAGEKVATIVTNDKGIARIDDLPLGKYYLVETKTLDGFVLDDTPIDADLSYIDQNTKVVFAGMDVTNERQKVQITVTKTDSETKNALEGAVFGLFAKEDIVNKDGKVIVKADTQIERGVTGKDGKVTFTSDLPLGQYYVKEIEAPKGYVKSDKIFDVDASYQGDKVKVIEFEASFENAPIKVEISKTDITGEKELPGAKLSVIDSDGKLVESWTSEAGKTHMIERLPVGKYTLREEAAPYGYKVASDVTFEVKETAEIQKVSMKDEQAVGKIVIEKTDKVTGKPIEGVVFEVRDKDGKVLDTLTTDKNGHAESKELPICTYNEDGSFKEDIHYTVVETKAADGYILDETAHDVTLRYDDNAPEVVVTTLKLVNVPTEPKLPQTGDNANPLLYLGIGALALITGVGVGLRGRKKKNKQ, from the coding sequence GCAGATATCTTTGGAACCGGAAGTGGTGATTCGGCAGCAAGAAAGCTCTGTAACACAGCACCAAGTCCTGATTCTTCATACAGCTATTATGAGAGACTCAGGGACAATATCAGCAGCTCCTACAATGCAACGCTTCCAAGTTTTGCATCACGCAGAACCAGTGAGGCACCAACTTATGAGTTGAAGTGGAATGAGGGAAGTCAGAGATTTGAAACAACATTATCTGACAGCAATGGTGTCTTATCAGACTTTGATTTTGGCATCAGTGGATATTCTGTTGATAAGAATGGCAACAGTATTACAATCTCTTCAACGAGCGTGAATACCACAGCTACAACTGGAACATTCACATCCAATGCTGGCAAGGTTGAGACAACATCAAGCTGTGTATTCTGGCTTACAGGAAAGAGCGGATATCAGGAGTTTATTTCTGAAAGACCGACAGCAGATCCTGTCAAAGCATATATCAAGGTCAAGACAGAGAATATCGGATATGGTGAGCTTACAAAGACAGATGAGGCAAGCGGAGTGAAGCTTTCCGGTGCAGTCTATGGAATCTATTCTGACAGCGGATGCACAAACAGAGTACAGACCATGACAACAGATGGAAACGGATATGCAAAGTCAGCTGCACTTGTCGCAGGCACTTATTATGTAAAAGAGATTACCGCACCAAAGGGATATGTCCTTTCCGGTACAGTTCATACACTTACTGTAAAAGCAGGACAGACAACGGGAATCTCTGCAACAGATAAAGAGCAGCTTGGAGCAATCACAATCTATAAAGAGGGTGAGGTGCTTAGCTCATGGAATGGAAGCAATTTCACTTATGAGAAAAAGAAGCTTTCCGGAGCAACCTTTAAGGTAACTGCCGGAGCAGATATCTATAAGGCAGATGGTACAAAGGTGTATAGTGCTGGCGATGTTGTGGCAGAAAGCCTTACAACAGGAACTGACGGACAGGTGGTATTATCTGACCTTCATCTTGGAACTTATGTGGTAACTGAGATTAAGAGCATTGACGGGTATACAATCAATACCACACCTCAGACAGTAGCAGTTGAGTATAAGGATCAGACTGTGACAGTACAGTATGAATCAACTACGATTGAGAATACAAGACAGAAAGCGGATGTATCTGTCGTAAAGAAGGACTCTGACACAGAGAACCCTCTTGATGGTGGCAAGTACACACTTTATGCCGGAAATGACATCAAAAACTATGCCGGACAGGTTATTGTCACAAAGGGTACAGCTCTTGAGACAGTAACTACAGGTGAGGACGGAAAGGCAAGCTACAGCGTGGATCTGCCAATCTCTAACGGATATTATATCCAAGAGACACAGGCACCATATGCGTATATCAGAAACAGTAAAGATGTTTACAGCTTCAATTTCAATGTATTACCTGAAACACAGGCAAAGGCATCATTCAGTCACACATTTGTAAATGACAGAACCACAGCAAAGATTCATATCTACAAGGTAGACAAGGAATCAGGCAAGGCAGTAGCCCAGGGAGATGCAAGCCTTGAAGGTGCAGTTTATGGTCTTTATGCGAGAAATGATATCGTGCATCCGGACGGAGCAACAGGAGTCGTATTCAAGGCAGGAGACCTTGTAGCAACACTTACAACAGATAAGAATGGCGAGGCAGAGGTCAATAACCTTTACCTTGGAAACTATTATGTGAAAGAAATCACTCCATCAGAGGGGTATCTCTTAGACGAAGAGGAGCACGATGTAGTATGCGACTATGAGGGAGACCTTGTAGCAGAGGTATCAAGAAGCACAACCTCAGCAGAGCAGGTCATCAAGCAGCCATTCCAGCTTATCAAGGTATCTGACAATGGCGATGATACTGAAGCAGGACTGCTTGCAGGTGCAGAGTTTACAGCGTATTTGAAATCATCTTTATCTGTAAAGGCAGATGGAAGTTATGACTTTGACAAGGCAACTCCGGTAGTAATCGGGGAAAACGGAGCAACAACAATCACATCCGATGATAAGGGACATGCAGTTTCCATTGCAATTCCTTATGGAACTTATGTGGTAGTTGAATCAAAGACTCCGCATAACATGAAGACAATCAAGCCATTTGAGGTAAAGATAAAGGAGAATCATCCAACAGAGCCTCAGACATGGAGAGTTTTCTTGGACAGAGAGTTTACAGCAAAGCTTCGTGTAATCAAGAAGGATTCCGATACAAAGCAGACAGTACTTGTACCAAACGCAGAGTTTAAGATCTTTAATATTGATAAGAACGAATATGTAAAGCAGTACACAACCTATCCGTCAAAGGTAGAGCATACTTCATTCTTTACTGATGAGGACGGAGATTTAATCTTACCGGAAGCACTTAAAATCGGTAACTACCGCATTGAGGAAGTGTCTGCACCATTTGGATATGTTGTAAATGATAAGTATGTCAACATTTCTGTTGATACTGATACAGCATTTGAGACAGATGGTGATACAAATGATGCCATCATCACAGTGGAATATTCCGATGCCCCTGCAGTCGGAGAGCTGACTGTAGAAAAGAAGGGAGAGGTACTTGACGGATTCAAGGGTGGACTTCTTGCAAGCTCATATGAGAAAGAGTTTGTTTATAAGGAAGGCTCACTTGCCGGAGCAAAATTCAAAGTTTATGCTGCCGAGGATATTTACACAGCAGACAACCAGAAGGATGCAGACGGAAACCGCATTAAGTATTACAGCAAGGGAGACCTTGTGACAACTCTTACAACAGGTAAGGATGGAAAGGCAACAGCTAAGAATCTTCCTCTTGGACAGTACAGAGTTGTGGAAGTGGAAGCTCCATACGGATATGTATTAAATCCGAATGAGCAGAAAGTGACATTCACATATGTGGATGATAAGACACCTGTTATCAAGGAAAGCCTTACTTTCTCAGATGACAGACAGAAGCTTGATATGTCAGTGACTAAGCTTGATGCAGAAGATAACACACCGATTGCAGGTGCAGTATTTGGTCTTTATGCAGATGAGGATATAAGGAATGTTGATGGCAGAGTTATTATCGAGAAAGGCACACTTCTTGAGAAGGCAACATCTGATGAGAATGGAAAGATTGCTTTTGTTAAGGATTATCCATTTGCAAAATATGTTGCAAGGGAGCTTGTAAAGCCAGCCGGATATGTGACAAATGAGGAAGCAGTAAACTTTGATACAAAATATCAGGGACAGGATGTTAAGACTGCTGTATATAACAGCGAGTATAAAAACACTCCTACAACCTTTGAGTTTACAAAGACAGATATCACAAGTGGTGCAGAGCTTACAGGTGCAACACTTACTGTACTTGATAAGGATGGAAATGTGGTAGACACTTGGACATCTGATGCCAAGGAAGCACATGTGATCAAGAAACTTGTCGTAGGAGAGACTTACACACTTTGTGAGGAGTTTGCTCCATACGGATATCTGAAAGCAACCGATATTCAGTTTACTGTAGAGGATACAGGAGATGTGCAGCATGTAGAAATGAAGGATGAGGTTCCGACTGGTTCTATCGTGATCAACAAGGATGGCGAGTTTGTAACAGATACCACTCTTATGAAGGGACACTGGTATGATTTCATTTTCAATTACTTCAAGGACAGTCTTGCAGGAGTAACCTTTGATGTATATGCAAAAGAGGATATCGTGAGTGCAGACGGACTTGGAAGCATTTACCATAAAGCTGGGGAAAAGGTAGCAACTATCGTAACAAACGATAAGGGCATTGCCAGAATTGATGACCTTCCTCTTGGCAAGTATTATCTTGTAGAGACAAAGACATTAGATGGATTTGTACTTGATGATACACCGATTGATGCAGACCTTTCTTATATCGACCAGAATACAAAGGTTGTATTTGCGGGAATGGATGTAACCAATGAGAGACAGAAGGTGCAGATTACTGTCACAAAGACTGATTCAGAGACGAAGAATGCTCTTGAAGGTGCAGTATTCGGCTTATTTGCGAAAGAGGATATCGTAAATAAAGATGGAAAAGTCATTGTCAAAGCAGATACACAGATTGAGAGAGGTGTTACTGGAAAGGATGGCAAAGTAACATTTACCTCTGACCTTCCGCTTGGACAGTATTATGTCAAAGAGATTGAGGCACCAAAGGGCTATGTGAAGTCTGATAAGATTTTTGATGTGGATGCTTCATATCAGGGAGATAAGGTAAAGGTTATCGAGTTTGAGGCATCATTTGAAAATGCGCCGATCAAGGTAGAAATTTCAAAGACTGATATCACAGGCGAGAAAGAATTACCTGGAGCAAAGCTTTCAGTTATTGATTCTGATGGAAAGCTTGTTGAGAGCTGGACATCAGAGGCAGGAAAGACTCATATGATTGAGAGACTTCCTGTTGGAAAGTACACACTCAGAGAGGAAGCTGCACCATATGGATATAAGGTGGCAAGTGATGTAACCTTTGAAGTAAAGGAGACAGCAGAAATCCAGAAGGTATCCATGAAGGATGAGCAGGCAGTCGGTAAGATTGTCATTGAGAAAACTGACAAAGTAACCGGAAAGCCGATCGAGGGTGTTGTATTTGAAGTAAGGGATAAGGACGGAAAGGTGCTTGATACACTCACTACTGACAAGAATGGTCATGCAGAGAGCAAGGAGCTTCCTATCTGTACTTACAATGAGGATGGTTCATTTAAGGAAGATATCCATTATACAGTAGTTGAGACAAAAGCAGCTGATGGATATATCCTTGATGAAACAGCTCACGATGTAACTCTTCGATATGATGACAATGCACCGGAAGTTGTTGTAACAACACTTAAGCTTGTCAATGTACCGACAGAGCCTAAGCTTCCACAGACAGGTGACAATGCAAATCCGCTTCTTTATCTTGGAATCGGTGCACTTGCACTTATTACTGGTGTCGGAGTCGGACTTCGTGGAAGAAAGAAAAAGAATAAACAGTAA
- a CDS encoding multidrug transporter: MDKELTIIAEPEELIAWADTFDILLNPSIEDAAILLNYMEGHDYAIGIDSDGKMYRQDVAEENGEIEPYPIDDVIDIVCEWNYELILDAEAHRSDPKDFNDYNEYQSKYESLKADEKRLDRLFDKTSYGKELIEVATELADRVIAQLGNKELEKVAVTVAEGVREYSTGKRGR; the protein is encoded by the coding sequence ATGGATAAAGAACTTACAATAATCGCAGAACCAGAGGAACTTATTGCCTGGGCAGACACATTTGATATCTTACTAAACCCTTCGATAGAAGATGCTGCAATTCTGCTTAACTATATGGAAGGACATGATTATGCCATTGGCATAGATTCAGATGGGAAGATGTACAGGCAGGATGTAGCTGAGGAGAATGGTGAAATTGAACCATACCCGATAGATGATGTTATAGATATTGTCTGTGAATGGAACTATGAACTGATACTTGATGCGGAAGCACACAGGAGTGATCCAAAGGATTTTAACGATTATAACGAGTATCAGAGCAAGTATGAAAGTCTGAAAGCAGATGAAAAGAGACTGGACAGATTGTTTGATAAAACCAGTTATGGTAAGGAACTTATAGAAGTTGCTACAGAGCTTGCAGACAGGGTTATTGCCCAGCTGGGTAATAAAGAACTGGAAAAAGTTGCTGTAACAGTAGCAGAAGGAGTAAGAGAATACAGTACGGGTAAGAGAGGAAGGTGA